One Rhodoferax sp. GW822-FHT02A01 genomic window, TCGGTGTCATCAGCGCGCTGCTGGATGGCCTCACTCTTGCAGAGGCCGCCTTGCGCGGGAACGCCATCGGCGCCCGCGTGGTCCAGTATCCCGGTGACAACGACGGACTGCCCACGCGGGCTGAGCTGGAGATTGCAATGCATGCACCACGTACGGGCGAAGTTGAAAGCGGTCCGCGCATGGAGGTCAGTCGAGCAAAGGCTTGAGCAGCATCCATGCAGCGGTAGCCAGCAGCATCCAGGCAAAGGCCAGGCGCATGCGCCGCTCGGGCAAGCGGTGGGCCACCGCGACACCGGCAGATACCGTAAACAGTCCGCCAATGGCCATGGGAAGCCCCATGGACCAGGCCACCCGGTGCGCGCCGCTGTAGGTCAGCAGGGCAATGATGGAGCTCGGTGCCACCAGAGCCAGCGAGAGGCTTTGCGCAACCGTCTGGCGTTGACCAAACCAGCCATTGAATATGGGCGTAGCCACCAGCCCACCACCGATGCCCAGCAGCCCCATGCTGCTGCCGCCCACGATTCCGACCAGGGGCAGGTAACGCAAGTCGCGTGGTTTGTTCTCCTCGGGGGCGGCGGTGGCATGGGTTCCGAACAGCATGCGCAGGGACAGCAACAGCAGGAATATGCTGAAGATGGTGCGCATGAGGTCGGTGGGCAAACGGGTAGCCATGTGCGCAACCAGCCAGGTGGTGATGCAGGCCAGCAAGCCAATCTGCAGCGCGGTCTTCCACGCAACCGGATGGCGCTGGCTGTAACGCAGCCAGGCGATCAACAGGTTGGGCACCATCAGGACCAGGGCCGTGCCTTGGGCCACCGCCTGGTCCAGTCCAAAGCCCAGCACCAGCATCGGAATGCAGATGATGCCGCCACCAATGCCAAACAGGCCACCAAAGAAACCCAGAGCTGCGCCCAGGCTCAGCATCATCAGAAGTTCAGGCAGGGAAATGGCGGGCATGCAGGTGTGATGAAAAGGCGGTAGGTCAATGCTATTGCTTGCAGTCAATGGCATCAATGGCATCACAAGTAATTCATTCGGTAATAATTTGCACGAATGAAAGACTCTCCAGACCTGCAGTTCTTCTCCATCTTGGCGCGCCAACCCAGTTTGGCCGCCGCCTCATTGGAGCTGGGTGTAACGCCGCCGGCCGTGAGCCGCAGACTGGCCCAGCTGGAGAAAAGACTGGGCGTGCGCCTCTTGAACCGGACCACCCGCCGTTTGAGCCTGACGGCCGAGGGCGAGCGCTACCTGGAAGAAGGCGGGCGCATCCTGCGCGAAATCGAAAGCCTGGAGCGCACCCTGGCGGCGGGGTCCGACGTGCCCCATGGGCTGTTGAGGATCAACGCTACCTTCGGTTTTGGACGGTGCCATCTGTCGCCAGTGATTGAGGCGTTCAGGCGGCTGTATCCGTCGGTGGAGATCGTTCTGGAGCTGACGGACCGATCCCTGGATCTGGCAGCCCACGCCATGGATATCGGCATCCATTTCGGCGCACCACCGGACCGGCGCATCCTTGCGCGCAAGCTTGCGCCCAACCGGCGCTTTCTATGCGCTGCGCCCACCTATCTGCAGGGCCGCAAGGCTCCGACCGTGCCGCGCGATCTGCATGCCCATGAGTGCATCGTCATCCGTGAGAGCAGCACCGCTTTCAACAACTGGCATTTGTCGGACGGGCAACACCAGGAGATGGTGAAGGTGTACGGCGGTCTGAGCACCAACTTTGGCGAGATCGCCGTGGAATGGGCGTTGGCCGGACACGGCATTGTGTTGCGCTCAGAATGGGATGTCGCACCGTATCTGCGTTCGGGGCAACTGCAGCGTGTGTTGCCCGCGTGGGAAGGACTGTCTTCGGACATCTATGCCATCTATCCCCAGAGGCATCACCTGTCTTCGAAGGTAAGGGTGTTTTTGGATTTTTTGGCCGCAAGGTTTGCAGAGCAGCGTGAACCCAAGGCCCACAACGCCGACGTCTGGTGACAGTCGGGGAGAAACGGCATCATGGACTTGAAACTCGAATCAAAACGCGCACTTGTCACGGGGGGCAGCCGTGGCATCGGCAAGGCGGTGGCGCGCGCACTGGCTGCCGAAGGTGTTGACGTGGCCTTGCTTGCGCGCGACCCGCAGCGTCTTGCGGCTGCAGCGACCGAACTGTCCGCGGCCAGCGGTCGTCGGGTGATCGGCGTGGCGGCCGACACCGGTGATCTGCAGGCCGTGCGGCGCGCTGTGGCCGAAGCCGAGGAAAAGCTGGGTGGTGGCATCGATATTCTGGTCAATGCCGCGGCTGAACCGGCTGGCTATGCGCCACCGCCGCCACTCGCAGACATCACCAGCGACTTCTTTCACCAGCAACTGGACATCAAGGTCATGGGCTACCTGCGCACGGCCCAGGCAGTGGCACCTGGCATGAAGGCGCGCGGCTGGGGTCGCATCGTCAACGTCAGCGGGCTGGCTGCGCGTTCCACCGGCAATGCCGTGGGCAGCATCCGCAACGTGGGCGTTTCGGCTCTGACGAAAAACTTGGCCGATGAGCTGGGGCCACATGGCATCAATGTGACGGCGGTGCACCCGGGTGTGACCGTCACTGAGCGCACCGCGGACATGGTGGCGCACCATGCGCAACGCCGCGGTGTGGACAAGGTGGTGGTTCAGGCGGAGCTGGATGCGGGCAACAGTACCGGGCGTGTGGTTACTGCAGAAGAGGTGGCGGACGTGGTTGTGTTTCTTGCTTCACCCAGGTCTCGCGCAATCAATGGCGATGCGGTTGCGGTGGGAGGCGGTGCTCCGCGCGCGATCCACTACTGAGGTACGGGGCGGATGGTGGCGTTAGGCGCTCTCGACGAGTTCGACGACGGCACGTACCAGAGATTGGGAGTTGTCGGAGAAGGAGTACAGCCGCTCCAGGTCGTAATAGTGCGCGAAATTTTTGCCCCATTCTGCAAACTCCTCCAACGCGGCGTTCTGGTTGGGTGACATGCGTCGATTCTGGAAATCGACGTAGACCAGGTTGTCATGCACTGATTCCATTGGGTTACTCCTTCATGTTGTCCCGAAGGATGCCGCCTGCGCGTGAGCAGGGCGAGCAGTGTTACGCGTGATTTACAAAACCCACTCCTTTGCCCCACGTCAAGTTTGCCCTGATTGCCGTTGGTCAAGTCTTGCGCCCACGATTACCATGTAAGCATGGGAAGAGGAAAAACGAAGGAGAGACCATGATGGAAGACTATGACCTGAATGCCCTGCTGCGCGTGGTCGTTGACCGCAAAGCTTCCGACCTCTTCCTGACCACGGGTGCGCCGCCCCAGATCAAGGTGGATGGCCGCGTGCAGGCGCTGCCTGTACCTAAGCTGCTGCCCGGTCAGGTGCAGGCGCTGGCGTACTCGGCCATGGAGCCGCAGACCATTGCGGATTTTGAACGCACGCTGGAATGCAATATTGCCTACGCGCCACAAGGCGTTGGGCGTTTCCGTATCAATGTCTACCGTCAGCGTAGGGAAGTTGGTCTGGTGGCGCGTCTGGTGCAAAGCCATATTCCCGATTTCAATGCCTTGGGACTGCCGGAGATCGTGGGTGAGCTTGCGCTATTGCCGCGCGGACTGGTGCTCATCATCGGTGCGGCTGGCTCCGGCAAGACAACGACATTGGCATCCATGGTGGAATACCGCGCCAACCGACAGAGCGGGCACATCCTGACGGTGGAGGATCCGATTGAATACCTGTTCAACCATGGCGCTTCTACAGTGGACCAGCGCGAAGTGGGTGTGGACACGCACAGCTTTTCCGACGCGCTGCGCAACGCCATGCGTCAGGCGCCCGACATGATCATGATCGGTGAGATCCGCGATCAGGAGACCATGCAACATGCCGTTGCCTATGCGGAAACCGGTCACCTGTGCGTGTCCACCCTGCATGCCAGCAATGCCAGTCAGGCGATCAAACGCATACTCAATTTCTTTCCGGAGTCGGCGCACAAGCAACTGCTGATGGACCTGTCACTC contains:
- a CDS encoding sulfite exporter TauE/SafE family protein yields the protein MPAISLPELLMMLSLGAALGFFGGLFGIGGGIICIPMLVLGFGLDQAVAQGTALVLMVPNLLIAWLRYSQRHPVAWKTALQIGLLACITTWLVAHMATRLPTDLMRTIFSIFLLLLSLRMLFGTHATAAPEENKPRDLRYLPLVGIVGGSSMGLLGIGGGLVATPIFNGWFGQRQTVAQSLSLALVAPSSIIALLTYSGAHRVAWSMGLPMAIGGLFTVSAGVAVAHRLPERRMRLAFAWMLLATAAWMLLKPLLD
- a CDS encoding LysR substrate-binding domain-containing protein, which translates into the protein MKDSPDLQFFSILARQPSLAAASLELGVTPPAVSRRLAQLEKRLGVRLLNRTTRRLSLTAEGERYLEEGGRILREIESLERTLAAGSDVPHGLLRINATFGFGRCHLSPVIEAFRRLYPSVEIVLELTDRSLDLAAHAMDIGIHFGAPPDRRILARKLAPNRRFLCAAPTYLQGRKAPTVPRDLHAHECIVIRESSTAFNNWHLSDGQHQEMVKVYGGLSTNFGEIAVEWALAGHGIVLRSEWDVAPYLRSGQLQRVLPAWEGLSSDIYAIYPQRHHLSSKVRVFLDFLAARFAEQREPKAHNADVW
- a CDS encoding SDR family oxidoreductase is translated as MDLKLESKRALVTGGSRGIGKAVARALAAEGVDVALLARDPQRLAAAATELSAASGRRVIGVAADTGDLQAVRRAVAEAEEKLGGGIDILVNAAAEPAGYAPPPPLADITSDFFHQQLDIKVMGYLRTAQAVAPGMKARGWGRIVNVSGLAARSTGNAVGSIRNVGVSALTKNLADELGPHGINVTAVHPGVTVTERTADMVAHHAQRRGVDKVVVQAELDAGNSTGRVVTAEEVADVVVFLASPRSRAINGDAVAVGGGAPRAIHY
- a CDS encoding PilT/PilU family type 4a pilus ATPase; this encodes MMEDYDLNALLRVVVDRKASDLFLTTGAPPQIKVDGRVQALPVPKLLPGQVQALAYSAMEPQTIADFERTLECNIAYAPQGVGRFRINVYRQRREVGLVARLVQSHIPDFNALGLPEIVGELALLPRGLVLIIGAAGSGKTTTLASMVEYRANRQSGHILTVEDPIEYLFNHGASTVDQREVGVDTHSFSDALRNAMRQAPDMIMIGEIRDQETMQHAVAYAETGHLCVSTLHASNASQAIKRILNFFPESAHKQLLMDLSLNLQAVVAQRLLPGQGGGQALATEVMLQSAHVASLIQRGAIDELRLSLEKATIAGTHTFDQSLFEQVQRGRIAPEVALANADSRTDLGLRMRLRR